One stretch of Halobaculum marinum DNA includes these proteins:
- a CDS encoding flavodoxin domain-containing protein: MLSILVAYATGEGQTAAVADRVGAVVEARGHAVDVVDIGRESALAVDDYDAVIVGSSIHYGRHGKRVRRFVRDNREALTARPTAFFQLSLASAADTEEGVEEAAGYVEAFLEATDWHPDRIAQFGGALRYSKYGFLKRLMMRRIVGDDFPDVDPHGDTEFTDWAEVEAFANDVAAFAEGRVGVVPRPSTDDGP; encoded by the coding sequence ATGCTCTCGATCCTCGTCGCGTACGCCACTGGTGAGGGACAGACCGCCGCGGTCGCCGACCGAGTCGGCGCCGTCGTCGAAGCGCGCGGCCACGCCGTCGACGTGGTCGACATCGGCAGGGAGTCAGCCCTGGCTGTCGACGACTACGACGCGGTGATCGTCGGGTCGTCGATCCACTACGGGCGCCACGGGAAGCGGGTTCGCCGGTTCGTGCGCGACAACCGCGAGGCGCTGACCGCGCGACCGACGGCGTTCTTCCAACTGTCGCTCGCGTCGGCGGCGGACACCGAGGAGGGAGTCGAGGAGGCGGCGGGCTACGTCGAGGCGTTCCTCGAGGCGACCGACTGGCACCCCGACCGCATCGCCCAGTTCGGCGGCGCGCTCCGCTACTCGAAGTACGGATTCCTCAAGCGGCTCATGATGCGGCGGATCGTCGGCGACGACTTCCCCGATGTGGACCCCCACGGCGACACGGAGTTCACCGACTGGGCCGAGGTCGAGGCGTTCGCCAACGACGTGGCGGCGTTCGCCGAGGGGCGGGTGGGCGTCGTCCCTCGCCCCTCGACCGACGACGGGCCGTAA
- a CDS encoding HalOD1 output domain-containing protein → MSFPTDDANRRTDESGDPTVVHRGFDWSDTDPIEAIVETLTAATGVSATEIDPLQYSVDYDALDRLVRSSTDRRVAVSFPHGDRVVTVTGAGDVYCAES, encoded by the coding sequence ATGAGCTTCCCGACTGACGACGCCAACCGGAGAACCGACGAGAGCGGCGATCCGACGGTGGTGCATCGCGGCTTCGACTGGTCGGACACCGATCCCATCGAGGCGATCGTCGAGACGCTGACGGCGGCGACCGGGGTGTCGGCCACCGAGATCGACCCGCTCCAGTACAGTGTGGACTACGACGCGCTCGACCGCCTCGTCCGATCCAGCACGGACCGACGGGTGGCGGTGTCGTTCCCCCACGGCGACCGCGTCGTCACCGTGACCGGTGCCGGCGACGTGTACTGCGCTGAATCCTGA
- the cgi121 gene encoding KEOPS complex subunit Cgi121 → MRLVEGTAHVDDLDDFLGALTAVGDDTGCTVQAFDARYVVDRAHLERALALADRAFERGANVARDRGVEVILYAAGRRQIDRALTMGVSEGEGPVVVLVAAEDGGDGAAAAEAAAADAVADLLDPGPTLGAFDEALVCDYFDVRERELAATAGTLADVVHERVALLDVRK, encoded by the coding sequence GTGAGACTCGTCGAGGGGACGGCCCACGTCGACGACCTCGACGACTTCCTCGGGGCGCTGACCGCCGTCGGCGACGACACCGGCTGTACGGTGCAGGCGTTCGACGCGCGCTACGTCGTCGACCGCGCGCACCTCGAACGGGCGCTGGCGCTGGCGGATCGGGCGTTCGAGCGCGGAGCGAACGTCGCTCGCGACCGCGGCGTCGAGGTCATACTGTACGCCGCCGGGCGCCGGCAGATCGATCGCGCGTTGACGATGGGGGTGTCGGAGGGCGAGGGGCCGGTCGTGGTGCTCGTCGCCGCCGAGGACGGGGGCGACGGGGCGGCGGCCGCGGAGGCCGCCGCCGCCGACGCCGTCGCCGACCTGCTCGACCCCGGACCGACGCTCGGCGCGTTCGACGAGGCGCTCGTGTGCGACTACTTCGACGTACGTGAGCGGGAACTGGCCGCGACCGCCGGGACGCTCGCGGACGTCGTCCACGAGCGGGTCGCGCTGCTGGACGTGCGGAAGTAG
- the ilvA gene encoding threonine ammonia-lyase — protein sequence MTDPVTVTDIRRARERFDPDIVRETPVERSRSLSEMSGADVRLKMEHLQRTGSFKTRGASTKIAAVADAGDADRVVAASAGNHAQGVALAASNAGIPATVVMPTDAPQAKVDATRGYGAEVVLHGQEFQQAVARARDLADADGTVFVHAYDDPDIVAGQGTLGLEVAEQVPDLDTVIVPIGGGGLIAGVATALAAVAPEVRVVGVQAADAATVPDSLDKGEPVDREHTRTIADGIATGGVADLTFELIERHVDEVVTVSDDEITHAILTLLQRAKQLVEGAGAASVAALLSGDLDVSGETVVPLLCGGNIDMSMLDTVLEHAMTDRDQLLRLRVRIEDEPGELSTLSTVLADRGANVRHVRHDRAVEDLRVGEAYLVFEVTAAGREHASDLLASIRDRGYEVTRVN from the coding sequence ATGACCGACCCCGTCACCGTCACCGACATCCGACGGGCCCGCGAGCGGTTCGACCCCGACATCGTCCGCGAGACGCCCGTCGAGCGCTCGCGGTCGCTCTCGGAGATGAGCGGCGCCGACGTGCGCCTCAAGATGGAGCACCTCCAGCGAACGGGGTCGTTCAAGACCCGCGGCGCCTCGACCAAGATCGCCGCCGTCGCCGACGCCGGCGACGCAGACCGCGTCGTCGCCGCCAGCGCGGGCAACCACGCCCAGGGCGTCGCGCTCGCGGCATCGAACGCCGGCATCCCCGCGACGGTCGTGATGCCCACGGACGCCCCGCAGGCGAAGGTGGACGCCACCCGCGGCTACGGCGCCGAGGTCGTCCTCCACGGCCAGGAGTTCCAGCAGGCGGTGGCCCGCGCTCGCGACCTCGCGGACGCGGACGGCACCGTGTTCGTGCACGCGTACGACGACCCCGACATCGTCGCCGGGCAGGGAACCCTCGGGTTGGAGGTCGCCGAGCAGGTACCCGACCTCGACACCGTGATCGTCCCCATCGGCGGCGGCGGACTCATCGCCGGCGTCGCCACCGCGCTCGCCGCGGTCGCGCCCGAGGTTCGCGTCGTCGGGGTCCAGGCGGCCGACGCCGCGACCGTCCCCGACAGCCTCGACAAGGGGGAACCGGTCGACCGCGAGCACACTCGCACCATCGCCGACGGCATCGCCACCGGCGGCGTCGCCGACCTCACATTCGAGTTGATCGAGCGCCACGTCGACGAGGTGGTCACCGTCAGCGACGACGAGATTACCCACGCCATCCTCACGCTCCTCCAGCGCGCCAAACAGCTCGTCGAGGGCGCCGGCGCCGCCTCCGTCGCGGCGCTCCTCTCGGGGGACCTGGACGTGAGCGGCGAGACGGTCGTCCCCCTCCTGTGTGGCGGGAACATCGACATGTCGATGCTCGACACCGTGCTCGAACACGCGATGACCGACCGCGACCAACTCCTCCGGCTCCGCGTCCGGATCGAGGACGAGCCCGGCGAACTGTCGACGCTGTCGACGGTGCTGGCCGACCGTGGCGCCAACGTCCGCCACGTCCGCCACGACCGCGCCGTCGAGGACCTCCGCGTCGGCGAGGCGTACCTCGTGTTCGAGGTGACCGCCGCCGGGCGTGAACACGCGAGCGACCTGCTGGCGTCGATCCGCGACCGCGGCTACGAGGTCACCCGCGTCAACTGA
- a CDS encoding ATP-dependent DNA helicase gives MKPSDVSTLPDGVPEALEAEGIAEFYPPQAEAIEAGVADGESVVASVPTASGKTLIAELAMLSAVQRGGKALYIVPLRALASEKKTEFERWEEFGIDVGVSTGNYQSDGEWLASCDIIVATSEKVDSLVRNNAPWMNDLTCVVSDEVHLVDDSGRGPTLEVTLAKLRKINRDLQVVALSATVGNADEVAEWLDAALVQSDWRPIDLKMGVHYGNAINFDDGSQREVPVGRGEKPTAALVGDALDEEVDGKRGSSLVFVNSRRNAEAAAGRLGDVTAKRLEPDEQAELEQLAQEIRDVSDTDTSDDLADCVRRGAAFHHAGLASEHRSLVEDAFRDRLIKCICATPTLAAGVNTPARRVIVRDWRRYDGEFGGMQPLDVLEVHQMMGRAGRPGLDPYGEAVLIAKDRDTMDELFERYVWAEPEAVRSKLAAEPALRTHVLATVASGFATTREGLLAFLDRTLYASQTDDDARLADVTDRVLDYLAANDFLERDGDSLQATSIGHTVSRLYLDPMSAAEIVDGLREGVESADDAVSASRRSRPSGDGEVPADADAGFASASDLVSADEGGDGDDDAGDDGDAADDGPTVTPLGLYHLVARTPDMYQLYLKSGDRQTYEEQFYERETEFLGHAPSEFDDVAFEDWLAALKTARLLEDWASELDEDTITERYGVGPGDIRGKVDTAEWLLGAAEQLATELDLGGDVVTAVRRARKRVEDGVREELLELTGVRGVGRKRARRLFEAGIQTTTELRDADKAVVLGALRGREKTAENVLRAAGRQDPSMDGVEADADASAAAGDGDAAGEDASDDDGQATFGDFA, from the coding sequence ATGAAACCCTCCGACGTCTCCACTCTCCCCGACGGCGTCCCCGAGGCGCTGGAGGCGGAGGGGATCGCGGAGTTCTACCCGCCCCAAGCCGAGGCCATCGAGGCGGGCGTCGCCGACGGCGAGAGCGTCGTCGCCTCGGTGCCGACCGCCTCGGGCAAGACGCTGATCGCGGAGCTGGCGATGCTGTCGGCGGTCCAGCGCGGCGGGAAGGCGCTGTACATCGTCCCGCTCCGGGCGCTGGCCAGCGAGAAGAAGACGGAGTTCGAGCGCTGGGAGGAGTTCGGTATCGACGTGGGCGTCTCCACCGGCAACTACCAGTCCGACGGCGAGTGGCTCGCCTCCTGCGACATCATCGTCGCCACGAGCGAGAAGGTGGACTCGCTCGTGCGCAACAACGCGCCGTGGATGAACGACCTGACGTGCGTGGTCTCCGACGAGGTCCACCTCGTCGACGACAGCGGGCGCGGCCCCACGCTGGAGGTCACGCTCGCGAAACTCCGAAAGATCAACCGCGACCTGCAGGTCGTCGCCCTCTCGGCGACGGTCGGCAACGCCGACGAGGTGGCCGAGTGGCTCGACGCCGCGTTGGTCCAGTCCGACTGGCGCCCCATCGACCTGAAGATGGGCGTCCACTACGGCAACGCGATCAACTTCGACGACGGGAGCCAGCGCGAGGTGCCCGTCGGGCGCGGGGAGAAGCCCACCGCCGCGCTCGTCGGCGACGCCTTAGACGAGGAGGTCGACGGCAAGCGCGGCTCCTCGCTCGTGTTCGTCAACTCCCGGCGCAACGCCGAGGCCGCCGCGGGTCGCCTCGGCGACGTGACCGCGAAACGGCTCGAACCCGACGAACAGGCCGAGTTGGAGCAGTTGGCACAGGAGATTCGCGACGTCTCCGACACCGACACCTCCGACGACCTCGCGGACTGCGTCCGGCGCGGGGCGGCGTTCCACCACGCCGGCCTCGCGAGCGAGCACCGCAGTCTCGTCGAGGACGCCTTCCGTGACCGGCTGATCAAGTGCATCTGCGCGACGCCCACCCTCGCCGCCGGCGTGAACACGCCCGCCCGGCGGGTGATCGTCCGCGACTGGCGCCGCTACGACGGCGAGTTCGGCGGGATGCAACCGCTGGACGTGCTGGAGGTCCACCAGATGATGGGGCGGGCGGGGCGGCCCGGCCTCGACCCGTACGGCGAGGCCGTCCTCATCGCGAAGGACCGCGACACGATGGACGAGTTGTTCGAGCGGTACGTGTGGGCCGAACCGGAGGCCGTCCGGTCGAAGTTGGCCGCAGAGCCAGCCCTGCGCACCCACGTCCTCGCGACGGTCGCCTCCGGCTTCGCGACGACGCGAGAGGGGCTGCTCGCGTTCCTCGACCGGACGCTGTACGCGAGTCAGACCGACGACGACGCACGGCTCGCAGACGTGACCGACCGCGTGCTCGACTACCTGGCGGCGAACGACTTCCTCGAGCGCGACGGCGACTCGCTCCAGGCGACGAGCATCGGCCACACCGTCTCGCGACTGTACCTCGACCCGATGTCCGCCGCCGAAATCGTCGACGGCCTGCGCGAGGGGGTCGAGTCGGCTGACGACGCCGTCTCCGCGTCCCGTCGGAGCCGCCCCTCGGGCGACGGCGAAGTGCCGGCGGACGCCGACGCCGGGTTCGCGAGCGCGAGCGACCTCGTGTCGGCGGACGAAGGGGGCGACGGCGACGACGATGCCGGTGACGACGGCGACGCCGCCGACGACGGGCCGACCGTCACCCCGCTGGGACTGTACCACCTCGTCGCGCGCACGCCCGACATGTACCAGTTGTACCTGAAGTCGGGCGACCGCCAGACGTACGAGGAGCAGTTCTACGAGCGCGAGACGGAGTTCCTCGGGCACGCCCCCTCCGAGTTCGACGACGTGGCGTTCGAGGACTGGCTGGCCGCGCTCAAGACCGCCCGACTGCTGGAGGACTGGGCCAGCGAGTTGGACGAGGACACCATCACCGAGCGCTACGGCGTCGGCCCGGGCGACATCCGCGGGAAGGTCGACACCGCCGAGTGGCTGCTGGGCGCCGCCGAGCAGTTGGCGACGGAGTTGGACCTGGGCGGCGACGTCGTCACGGCCGTCCGGCGGGCCCGCAAGCGCGTCGAAGACGGCGTCCGCGAGGAACTGCTGGAGTTGACGGGCGTTCGCGGCGTCGGGCGCAAGCGCGCCCGTCGGCTGTTCGAGGCTGGCATCCAGACCACCACGGAACTGCGCGACGCCGACAAGGCGGTCGTGCTCGGCGCGCTCCGCGGGCGCGAGAAGACCGCCGAGAACGTGCTCCGGGCGGCCGGGCGACAAGACCCCTCGATGGACGGGGTCGAGGCCGACGCTGACGCCTCGGCGGCGGCCGGCGACGGCGACGCGGCGGGCGAGGACGCGTCCGACGACGACGGACAGGCGACGTTCGGTGATTTCGCGTGA
- a CDS encoding TrmB family transcriptional regulator, with protein sequence MTTDPHGDPHETAIAQLRHLGLSTYAARTFVALTALGTATAKDVSEVSDVPRTRVYDAVDELHELGLVDIQQAHPKQFWAVSAESAGRTFRNDLQHRADQLTAALSAINDTDGRGEQRGVWTANGRATVTDRVVEFIDDAESEIVYMTVEELLDDQVLDAIESAADRGVSIELAGSPQAVEERILQVAPEASVFDSRWLWSDTPAGRLLMADGTRTLASVVTPEGDDSLGGRTETAIWGVGDSNSLVTVLKALFTWRLDGGTADTRPDDDANSGSDV encoded by the coding sequence ATGACCACAGACCCACACGGTGACCCGCACGAAACGGCGATCGCCCAGCTCAGACACCTGGGACTGAGTACGTACGCCGCGCGGACGTTCGTCGCGCTCACGGCGCTGGGGACCGCGACCGCCAAGGACGTGAGCGAGGTGTCGGACGTCCCCCGGACCCGCGTGTACGACGCGGTCGACGAACTGCACGAACTCGGACTCGTGGACATCCAGCAGGCGCACCCGAAGCAGTTCTGGGCCGTCTCGGCAGAGTCGGCCGGGCGGACGTTCCGCAACGACCTCCAACACCGGGCGGACCAACTCACCGCGGCGCTGTCGGCGATCAACGACACCGACGGCCGCGGCGAACAGCGCGGCGTGTGGACCGCGAACGGCCGGGCGACCGTCACCGACCGCGTCGTCGAGTTCATCGACGACGCCGAGTCGGAGATTGTCTACATGACCGTCGAGGAGTTGCTCGACGATCAGGTGCTCGACGCCATCGAGTCGGCAGCCGACCGCGGCGTGTCGATCGAACTCGCCGGTAGCCCGCAGGCCGTCGAAGAACGGATCCTCCAGGTCGCGCCGGAAGCGTCGGTGTTCGACTCGCGGTGGCTGTGGTCGGACACGCCCGCCGGTCGGCTCCTGATGGCGGACGGCACCCGAACCCTCGCCAGCGTGGTGACGCCCGAGGGTGACGACTCGCTCGGCGGCAGAACCGAGACGGCGATCTGGGGCGTCGGCGACTCGAACAGCCTCGTCACCGTGCTAAAGGCACTGTTCACGTGGCGACTCGACGGTGGAACTGCGGACACACGCCCCGACGACGACGCCAACTCGGGATCCGACGTTTGA
- a CDS encoding TrmB family transcriptional regulator, whose protein sequence is MTDDETVGEAVELLQQLGLKEYEAACFVGLSRLPTGTAKDLSEITSVPRTRVYDAVRVLEARGLVQVQHSTPQRFKAVPVEEAVRTLQDEHEQRFERLQRALHDTEPVREPDEGPVQEVWTLTGRTPIANRSQDLIAAAESEVVFVLGEASLLTDDLVETLTSLARSVDLFIGTASEAVRETVERRVPSARVFVSGLEWLESDEHTPTDPAIGRLLLVDRSAILVSTLLTGTGDEHAVFGTGFGNGMIVVTRRLLAQGLPTDSGPV, encoded by the coding sequence ATGACAGACGACGAAACAGTCGGCGAGGCGGTCGAGCTCCTCCAGCAGTTGGGGCTCAAAGAGTACGAAGCCGCCTGTTTCGTGGGGCTGTCACGGCTCCCGACGGGGACGGCGAAGGACCTCAGCGAGATCACGTCCGTCCCGCGCACCCGCGTGTACGACGCCGTGCGGGTGCTGGAGGCGCGGGGGTTGGTCCAGGTGCAACACTCGACACCGCAACGGTTCAAGGCGGTGCCCGTCGAGGAGGCGGTGCGCACCTTACAGGACGAACACGAACAGCGGTTCGAGCGCCTCCAGCGCGCCCTGCACGACACCGAACCGGTCAGGGAACCGGACGAGGGGCCGGTGCAGGAGGTGTGGACGCTGACGGGGCGGACACCGATCGCCAATCGCAGTCAGGACCTGATCGCCGCCGCCGAGTCGGAGGTCGTGTTCGTGCTCGGCGAAGCGTCGTTGCTGACCGACGACCTCGTGGAGACGTTGACGTCGCTCGCCCGGTCGGTCGACCTGTTCATCGGGACGGCGTCCGAGGCCGTGCGCGAAACCGTCGAGCGTCGCGTGCCCAGTGCACGGGTGTTCGTCTCCGGACTGGAGTGGCTCGAGAGCGACGAGCATACGCCGACCGACCCCGCGATCGGTCGCCTGTTGTTGGTCGACCGCTCGGCCATCCTCGTCAGTACGCTCCTCACGGGAACCGGAGACGAGCACGCGGTGTTCGGGACCGGGTTCGGGAACGGGATGATCGTCGTCACCCGGCGGTTGTTGGCACAAGGGTTGCCCACTGACTCCGGACCGGTCTGA
- a CDS encoding DUF460 domain-containing protein: MNARTSALDSVVFGVDIQSGDIRGDAPSYALVVFDGESIERDVVSHRKLRRRIEAEEPAIVATDNAYELAADKDELVHFLRALPHETALVQVTGDERPEPLSRVASRHGVPYGKKPMKEAEASARLAAANVGYEVTAFTDTTTVKVSRGRSTGKGGWSQDRYTRRIHGNVKRRTREVESALDDAGLEYEVDITEKYGGYSNAVFSVHARPQDIPVSANRSGDTRVEVERERRDGIEFEPLVKRRDRVIVGIDPGTTTAAAVVGLDGTVFDVHSTRTADTAAIIEWLVERGRPVIVAADVTPMPETVEKFRRSFDAAAWTPESDLPVDEKLHRTRDEAYDNDHERDALAAALFAVDDHADQFARIGRQIPAGIDRAEVIARVVGDEQSVEGALADLTDDDDAEEEERGPEPRELTDDERRIRDLEAQVERLREHVDDLKDDLDDRDDRIEELETELSDTRHEERLEARRDREVTRIRRENSRLERERDEARETVEELEDKLARMKTLWKLDHDNFADVSEGRGLVPVKVVEQFTKRAIEHADEQYGLAVDDVVYLRDASGAGRATAERLAETEPKVVLRSGGLSDAADEVLFEHDVPVGPADDVAMQEVDELAVARESDVEAVIDDWERRAEEREREQTEAMVDEIISEHRAGEGERT; encoded by the coding sequence GTGAACGCCCGGACGAGCGCGCTCGACTCCGTCGTGTTCGGGGTCGACATCCAGAGCGGCGACATCCGCGGCGACGCACCCTCCTACGCCCTCGTCGTGTTCGACGGCGAGTCCATCGAGCGGGACGTCGTCTCCCACCGCAAACTCCGCCGGCGGATCGAGGCGGAGGAGCCGGCCATCGTCGCCACCGACAACGCCTACGAACTCGCCGCCGACAAGGACGAACTCGTCCACTTCCTCCGCGCGCTCCCGCACGAAACCGCGCTGGTACAGGTGACCGGCGACGAACGCCCCGAACCGCTCTCGCGGGTCGCCTCCCGCCACGGCGTCCCGTACGGCAAGAAGCCGATGAAGGAGGCGGAGGCCAGCGCTCGCCTCGCCGCCGCGAACGTCGGCTACGAGGTGACGGCCTTCACCGACACGACGACGGTGAAGGTGTCCAGAGGCCGCTCGACCGGCAAGGGCGGGTGGAGTCAGGACCGCTACACCCGCCGGATCCACGGCAACGTGAAGCGACGGACCCGCGAGGTGGAGTCGGCGCTCGACGACGCCGGGTTGGAGTACGAGGTCGACATCACCGAGAAGTACGGCGGCTACTCGAACGCCGTGTTCTCCGTCCACGCGCGCCCACAGGACATCCCCGTGTCCGCGAACCGCTCGGGCGACACTCGTGTCGAGGTCGAACGCGAGCGCCGCGACGGCATCGAGTTCGAACCGCTCGTGAAGCGTCGCGACCGCGTGATCGTCGGTATCGACCCCGGCACCACGACTGCCGCCGCGGTCGTCGGCCTCGACGGCACCGTCTTCGACGTCCACTCCACCCGGACCGCCGACACGGCCGCGATCATCGAGTGGCTCGTCGAGCGCGGGCGCCCCGTCATCGTCGCCGCCGACGTGACGCCGATGCCCGAGACGGTCGAGAAGTTCCGCCGGAGCTTCGACGCTGCCGCCTGGACGCCCGAGTCGGACCTCCCGGTCGACGAGAAGCTCCACCGGACGAGAGACGAGGCGTACGACAACGACCACGAGCGCGACGCGCTGGCGGCGGCGCTGTTCGCCGTCGACGACCACGCCGACCAGTTCGCCCGCATCGGTCGGCAGATCCCCGCCGGTATCGACCGCGCGGAGGTGATCGCTCGCGTCGTCGGCGACGAACAGTCCGTCGAAGGCGCGCTGGCCGACCTCACCGACGACGACGACGCCGAGGAGGAGGAGCGCGGCCCCGAACCCCGCGAACTCACCGACGACGAGCGCCGCATCCGCGACCTGGAGGCGCAGGTCGAGCGGCTCCGCGAGCACGTCGACGACCTGAAGGACGACCTCGACGACCGAGACGACCGCATCGAGGAGTTGGAGACGGAGCTGTCGGACACGCGCCACGAGGAGCGACTGGAGGCGCGACGCGACCGCGAGGTGACGCGTATCCGGCGCGAGAACAGCCGCCTGGAGCGCGAGCGCGACGAGGCGCGCGAGACGGTCGAGGAGTTGGAAGACAAACTCGCGCGCATGAAGACGCTGTGGAAGCTCGACCACGACAACTTCGCGGACGTGTCGGAGGGGCGCGGCCTCGTCCCCGTGAAGGTGGTCGAGCAGTTCACCAAGCGCGCCATCGAGCACGCCGACGAGCAGTACGGCCTGGCTGTCGACGACGTGGTGTACCTCCGCGACGCCTCCGGTGCGGGGCGGGCGACCGCCGAGCGCCTCGCCGAGACGGAGCCGAAGGTGGTGCTGCGCTCGGGTGGGCTCTCCGACGCCGCCGACGAGGTGTTGTTCGAGCACGACGTCCCCGTCGGACCCGCTGACGACGTGGCGATGCAGGAGGTGGACGAACTCGCCGTCGCTCGCGAGAGCGACGTGGAGGCAGTGATCGACGACTGGGAGCGGCGTGCCGAGGAGCGCGAGCGCGAGCAGACGGAGGCGATGGTCGACGAGATTATCTCCGAACATCGGGCAGGCGAGGGCGAGCGTACGTGA
- the rnz gene encoding ribonuclease Z, giving the protein MIRVTFLGTSGAVPTVERAPSALYLNREGDEFLFDCGEGTQRQMMRFGTGFGISHLFVTHLHGDHVLGIPGLIQSLDFNDREEPLAIHGPPGSKRHLTDLVHAAGHDPGFPVTVHEVRPGAVALSREEYEVRTFATEHRTSSVGYALVEADRKGRFDREKAEQELDIPPGPAYGKLHDGQTVELDDGRVIDPAQVVGPARPGRKVVYTGDTRPVDATVEAAENADLLVHDATFLDEASDRARQTAHSTAVEAAQIAQRAGAKRLALTHLSSRYAGRARKLEREAGEAFDGEVWFPDDGDEVDVPFPDADADADTDA; this is encoded by the coding sequence ATGATCCGGGTCACCTTCCTCGGCACGAGCGGCGCGGTGCCCACGGTAGAGCGCGCCCCCAGCGCGCTGTACCTCAACCGCGAGGGCGACGAGTTCCTGTTCGACTGCGGGGAGGGCACCCAGCGCCAGATGATGCGCTTCGGCACCGGGTTCGGCATCTCCCACCTGTTCGTCACGCACCTCCACGGCGACCACGTGCTCGGCATCCCCGGCCTGATCCAGAGCCTCGACTTCAACGACCGCGAGGAGCCGCTCGCCATCCACGGGCCGCCGGGGTCGAAGCGCCACCTCACGGATCTGGTCCACGCCGCCGGCCACGACCCGGGCTTCCCCGTCACGGTCCACGAGGTCCGTCCCGGCGCCGTCGCGCTCTCGCGCGAGGAGTACGAGGTGCGCACGTTCGCGACCGAACACCGCACCTCCTCGGTCGGCTACGCGCTCGTCGAGGCCGACCGCAAGGGCCGCTTCGACCGCGAGAAGGCCGAACAGGAACTGGACATCCCACCCGGCCCCGCCTACGGGAAACTCCACGACGGACAAACCGTCGAGTTGGACGACGGGCGCGTCATCGACCCCGCGCAGGTCGTCGGCCCGGCCCGACCGGGACGCAAGGTGGTCTACACCGGCGACACCCGCCCCGTCGACGCGACGGTCGAGGCCGCCGAGAACGCGGACTTGCTCGTCCACGACGCGACGTTCCTCGACGAGGCCAGCGACCGCGCCCGCCAGACCGCCCACTCGACCGCCGTCGAGGCCGCACAGATCGCACAGCGCGCCGGCGCGAAGCGGCTGGCGCTCACGCACCTCTCCTCGCGGTACGCGGGGCGGGCGCGGAAGTTGGAACGCGAGGCCGGCGAGGCGTTCGACGGCGAGGTGTGGTTCCCGGACGACGGCGACGAGGTCGACGTGCCGTTTCCCGACGCCGACGCGGACGCCGACACAGACGCCTGA